In one window of Zingiber officinale cultivar Zhangliang chromosome 11A, Zo_v1.1, whole genome shotgun sequence DNA:
- the LOC122032632 gene encoding LRR receptor-like serine/threonine-protein kinase RGI3, with product MSLPSNLYTTSFSSTSLILLLLAAASFFHRCLCVDEQGQALLAWKQRLTSSTDLLSSWNPSHPNPCSWVGVTCNSQMEVVSLVFRSVDLRGPLPSNFHLLTSLSALVLSAANLTGTIPTRFGDYLELAVLDLSGNQLTGEIPAELCRLSKLRSLALDSNSLRGAIPVGVGNLSGLQYLTLYDNFLSGEIPASIGELLKLEVFRAGGNKDLKGPLPPEIGNCSNLVMLGLAETGISGKIPSTIGLLKKLQTIAIYTSFLAGSMPEEIGNCTELTDLYLYQNSLSGPIPPQLGNLPGLRSLLLWQNNLAGSIPSELGRCTRLALVDLSMNFLTGDIPQSVGKLINLEQLQLSTNQLTGAVPKEISNCAALADLQLDDNELSGEIQVDFSRMENLTLFYAWQNRLTGSIPASLAQCRSLQAVDLSQNNLTGPIPKELFGLQNLTKLLLLSNELSGIVPPEIGNCTNLLRLRLNGNRLAGSIPPEIGHLKSLRFLDMSNNMFGGPIPTGISGCDSLEFLDLHSNALAGGLPESLPKTLQVIDVSDNRLTGALSPSVGLLPELTKLNVGRNQLSGFIPSELGSCSKLQLLDLGDNSFSGGIPGEFGELSALAIALNVSCNRLSGEIPTQLSALGKLGCLDISHNSLSGGLTTLAALQNLVTLNASYNDFSGELPDTPFFRKLPLSDLEGNRGLSIADGLTAEGRPRGRASISALKLAMSVLLGVIAVSLLTAVYVLVRARIPPDRDAADALEITLYQKLDFSAEEVVRGLTSANVIGTGSSGVVFKVGIPNGNSLAVKKMWSSSETGAFRNEIAALSTIRHRNIVRLLGWGANQSTKLLFYDYLPNGSLSGLLHRSGKATVEWDSRYEIALGLAHAIAYLHHDCAPPILHGDVKAMNVLLGSRFEPYLADFGLARVLNGRRKSDSMASPQIAGSYGYIAPEYASMHRITEKSDVYSYGVVLLEVLTGMHPLEAALPGGTHLVQWVRDHLSRKGDPADMLDSRLRGRPDYQRQEMQQALAIAAMCVSPRADDRPTMKDVVAMLTEIRHPATDEPKEPSARVAAAASPVNNSDLQASSNCYFGMSDYSC from the exons ATGTCCTTGCCTTCAAACCTCTACACCACCtccttctcttccacctctttaATTCTTCTTCTCCTCGCCGCAGCCTCCTTCTTCCACCGCTGCCTCTGCGTCGACGAGCAGGGCCAGGCGCTGCTCGCGTGGAAGCAGAGGCTCACCTCCTCCACCGACCTGCTCTCGTCCTGGAACCCTTCCCATCCCAATCCATGCAGCTGGGTCGGAGTCACCTGCAACTCGCAAATGGAGGTCGTCAGTCTCGTCTTCAGGTCCGTCGATCTCCGCGGCCCCTTGCCTTCCAATTTCCACCTTCTCACATCGCTCAGCGCGCTAGTTCTCTCCGCCGCCAACCTCACCGGCACGATTCCGACGCGGTTCGGGGACTACCTCGAGCTCGCCGTCCTCGACCTCAGCGGGAACCAGCTCACCGGCGAGATCCCGGCCGAGTTGTGCAGGCTGAGCAAGCTCCGGTCGCTCGCGCTGGACTCGAACTCGCTTCGAGGTGCCATTCCCGTCGGCGTCGGGAACCTCTCCGGGCTCCAGTACTTGACTCTCTACGATAACTTCTTGAGCGGGGAGATCCCTGCGAGCATCGGGGAGTTGCTGAAGCTGGAGGTTTTCCGGGCCGGCGGGAACAAGGACCTCAAAGGCCCGCTGCCGCCGGAGATCGGAAACTGCAGCAATTTGGTCATGTTGGGTCTGGCTGAAACCGGCATATCAGGGAAGATTCCTTCCACAATTGGGCTGCTGAAGAAGCTGCAGACGATCGCTATCTATACTTCTTTTCTCGCCGGATCGATGCCGGAAGAGATTGGCAACTGCACTGAGCTGACCGATCTGTATCTGTACCAGAATTCGCTGTCAGGTCCGATTCCTCCACAACTCGGCAACCTCCCCGGCCTTCGGAGCTTGCTCTTATGGCAGAACAATTTGGCGGGCTCAATCCCGTCGGAGCTCGGCCGGTGCACACGGTTAGCCCTCGTCGACCTGTCCATGAACTTTCTCACCGGAGATATTCCGCAGAGCGTCGGGAAGTTGATCAATCTCGAGCAGCTTCAGCTGAGTACCAATCAGCTCACCGGAGCGGTACCCAAGGAGATCTCCAACTGTGCCGCGCTCGCCGACCTCCAGCTCGACGACAACGAACTCTCCGGCGAGATCCAAGTCGACTTCTCGAGAATGGAGAACCTCACTCTGTTTTATGCTTGGCAGAACAGGTTGACGGGGAGCATTCCGGCGAGTTTAGCTCAATGCCGGAGTTTGCAAGCTGTCGATCTGTCTCAAAACAACTTGACAGGGCCGATTCCGAAGGAGCTGTTTGGGTTGCAGAACCTCACCAAGTTGCTTCTCCTTTCCAATGAATTGTCCGGAATAGTGCCGCCGGAAATCGGCAACTGCACAAACCTTTTGCGGCTCCGGTTGAACGGAAACAGGCTCGCCGGCTCAATTCCACCGGAGATTGGACATTTGAAGAGCCTTAGATTTCTTGACATGAGCAACAATATGTTCGGAGGTCCGATCCCAACGGGGATATCTGGTTGTGATTCCCTCGAGTTCCTCGACCTCCACTCTAATGCTCTCGCCGGAGGCTTACCGGAGTCCCTTCCGAAGACCCTACAAGTTATAGACGTCTCCGACAACCGGCTCACTGGAGCATTGAGCCCCAGTGTTGGGTTGTTACCGGAGCTGACGAAGCTCAATGTGGGCAGGAATCAACTCTCTGGTTTTATCCCGTCGGAGCTTGGTTCGTGCAGCAAGCTACAACTTCTCGACCTCGGCGATAACTCATTCTCCGGCGGGATACCAGGCGAGTTCGGCGAGCTTTCGGCGCTTGCTATTGCTCTTAACGTTAGTTGCAACCGTCTCTCCGGCGAGATTCCGACTCAATTATCTGCGCTCGGGAAGCTTGGCTGTCTAGACATATCCCACAACTCTCTCTCCGGCGGCCTCACCACACTCGCCGCGCTCCAGAATCTCGTTACCCTGAACGCCTCCTATAACGATTTCTCCGGCGAGTTGCCCGACACGCCTTTCTTCCGAAAGCTCCCGCTCTCCGACCTCGAAGGCAACCGCGGACTGTCCATCGCCGACGGCCTAACGGCGGAGGGCCGGCCGCGGGGCAGAGCCTCGATCTCTGCTCTGAAACTCGCCATGTCGGTCCTCCTCGGCGTCATCGCTGTGTCGCTGCTGACAGCCGTCTATGTGCTCGTGCGCGCGCGCATCCCGCCCGACAGAGACGCCGCCGACGCGCTGGAGATAACTCTCTACCAAAAGCTCGACTTCTCGGCGGAGGAAGTGGTCCGCGGCCTCACCTCAGCGAACGTGATCGGAACGGGGAGCTCCGGCGTGGTCTTCAAGGTCGGAATCCCCAACGGCAACTCGCTAGCTGTCAAGAAGATGTGGTCGTCGTCGGAGACCGGAGCGTTCCGCAACGAGATCGCCGCCCTGAGCACGATAAGGCACCGGAACATCGTGCGCCTGCTCGGATGGGGGGCGAACCAGAGCACCAAGCTCTTATTCTACGACTATTTACCCAACGGAAGCCTGAGCGGATTGCTTCACCGGAGCGGGAAGGCGACGGTGGAGTGGGACTCGAGGTATGAGATCGCGCTCGGCCTGGCACATGCCATCGCCTACCTCCACCACGATTGCGCGCCGCCAATTTTGCACGGCGACGTCAAGGCCATGAACGTGCTCTTGggatcgagattcgaaccgtatCTGGCGGACTTCGGCTTGGCCAGAGTTCTGAATGGAAGACGCAAGTCGGACTCCATGGCTTCTCCTCAGATCGCCGGCTCCTACGGATACATCGCTCCAG AGTACGCTTCCATGCACCGGATAACAGAGAAGAGCGACGTCTACAGCTACGGCGTGGTGTTGCTGGAGGTTTTAACGGGAATGCATCCGCTGGAGGCGGCGCTGCCCGGCGGAACGCATCTGGTTCAGTGGGTGCGCGACCACCTGAGCCGCAAGGGCGACCCGGCCGACATGCTCGACTCGAGGCTGCGCGGCCGGCCGGACTACCAGAGGCAGGAAATGCAGCAGGCGCTCGCGATCGCCGCTATGTGCGTCAGTCCGCGGGCCGACGACCGGCCGACGATGAAAGACGTTGTCGCAATGCTGACGGAAATCCGGCACCCGGCCACCGATGAGCCCAAGGAACCATCGGCGCGCGTCGCCGCAGCTGCTTCTCCGGTGAATAACTCGGATCTGCAAGCTTCTTCGAATTGCTATTTTGGAATGTCAGATTACTCTTGCTGA